The following are encoded together in the Streptomyces flavofungini genome:
- the acnA gene encoding aconitate hydratase AcnA, with protein sequence MSANSFDARATLRVGDESYEIFKLDKVEGSARLPYSLKVLLENLLRTEDGANITADHIRALGSWDSQAQPSQEIQFTPARVIMQDFTGVPCVVDLATMREAVKELGGDPAKINPLAPAELVIDHSVIADKFGTKDAFGQNVELEYGRNKERYQFLRWGQTAFDEFKVVPPGTGIVHQVNIEHLARTVMVRNGQAYPDTLVGTDSHTTMVNGLGVLGWGVGGIEAEAAMLGQPVSMLIPRVVGFKLTGELKPGTTATDLVLTITEMLRKHGVVGKFVEFYGEGVAATSLANRATIGNMSPEFGSTAAIFPIDGETLNYLRLTGRSEQQVALVEAYAKEQGLWLDPAAEPDFSEKLELDLSTVVPSIAGPKRPQDRIVLANAAQQFALDVRNYVDTADEAGKESFPASDAPATTNGVPSNPVTVTAPDGSTYEIDHGAVTVAAITSCTNTSNPYVMVAAALVAKKAVEKGLTRKPWVKTTLAPGSKVVTDYFDKAGLTPYLDKVGFNLVGYGCTTCIGNSGPLPEEVSKAVNDHDLAVTSVLSGNRNFEGRINPDVKMNYLASPPLVVAYAIAGSMKVDITKDALGTDQDGKPVFLADIWPTEAEVNDVVANSIGEDMFNKSYSDVFAGDAQWQALSIPTGNTFEWDTESTYVRKPPYFEGMQMEPAPVKDITGARVLAKLGDSVTTDHISPAGAIKADTPAGQYLTEHGVARRDFNSYGSRRGNHEVMIRGTFANIRLRNQLAPGTEGGFTRDFTKEDAPVSFIYDASRNYIEQGTPLVILGGKEYGSGSSRDWAAKGTALLGVKAVITESYERIHRSNLIGMGVLPLQFPEGQSADSLGLTGEETFSFTGVEELNNGTTPRTVKVTTDTGVEFDAVVRIDTPGEADYYRNGGIMQYVLRSLIRK encoded by the coding sequence GTGTCGGCGAACAGCTTCGACGCCCGCGCCACGCTGCGCGTGGGCGACGAGTCGTACGAGATCTTCAAGCTGGACAAGGTCGAGGGCTCCGCACGCCTTCCCTACAGCCTGAAGGTCCTCCTGGAGAACCTGCTCCGTACCGAGGACGGCGCGAACATCACCGCCGACCACATCCGCGCGCTCGGCTCCTGGGACTCCCAGGCGCAGCCGAGCCAGGAGATCCAGTTCACGCCGGCCCGCGTGATCATGCAGGACTTCACCGGCGTGCCGTGCGTCGTGGACCTCGCCACGATGCGTGAGGCCGTGAAGGAGCTGGGCGGCGACCCGGCCAAGATCAACCCGCTGGCCCCGGCCGAGCTGGTCATCGACCACTCCGTCATCGCGGACAAGTTCGGCACGAAGGACGCCTTCGGCCAGAACGTGGAGCTGGAGTACGGCCGCAACAAGGAGCGCTACCAGTTCCTGCGCTGGGGCCAGACCGCGTTCGACGAGTTCAAGGTCGTCCCGCCGGGCACCGGCATCGTGCACCAGGTGAACATCGAGCACCTGGCCAGGACCGTCATGGTCCGTAACGGCCAGGCGTACCCCGACACCCTCGTCGGCACCGACTCGCACACCACCATGGTCAACGGCCTCGGCGTCCTCGGCTGGGGCGTCGGCGGCATCGAGGCCGAGGCCGCGATGCTGGGCCAGCCGGTCTCGATGCTCATCCCGCGCGTCGTCGGCTTCAAGCTGACCGGCGAGCTGAAGCCGGGCACCACCGCCACGGACCTGGTGCTCACGATCACCGAGATGCTGCGCAAGCACGGCGTCGTCGGCAAGTTCGTCGAGTTCTACGGCGAGGGCGTCGCCGCCACGTCGCTCGCCAACCGCGCCACCATCGGCAACATGTCGCCGGAGTTCGGCTCCACCGCCGCGATCTTCCCGATCGACGGCGAGACCCTGAACTACCTGCGTCTGACCGGCCGCTCCGAGCAGCAGGTCGCGCTCGTCGAGGCGTACGCCAAGGAGCAGGGCCTCTGGCTGGACCCGGCCGCCGAGCCGGACTTCTCCGAGAAGCTGGAGCTGGACCTCTCCACGGTCGTCCCGTCGATCGCCGGTCCCAAGCGCCCGCAGGACCGCATCGTCCTCGCGAACGCCGCGCAGCAGTTCGCCCTCGACGTGCGCAACTACGTCGACACCGCCGACGAGGCGGGCAAGGAGTCCTTCCCGGCCTCCGACGCCCCGGCCACCACCAACGGCGTCCCGTCGAACCCGGTCACCGTGACCGCCCCCGACGGCTCGACGTACGAGATCGACCACGGCGCCGTCACGGTCGCCGCGATCACGTCCTGCACCAACACCTCGAACCCGTACGTGATGGTCGCCGCCGCGCTCGTCGCGAAGAAGGCCGTCGAGAAGGGCCTGACCCGCAAGCCGTGGGTCAAGACCACCCTCGCCCCGGGCTCGAAGGTCGTCACCGACTACTTCGACAAGGCGGGCCTCACCCCGTACCTGGACAAGGTCGGCTTCAACCTGGTCGGCTACGGCTGCACCACCTGCATCGGCAACTCGGGCCCGCTGCCCGAGGAGGTCTCGAAGGCCGTCAACGACCACGACCTGGCCGTGACGTCCGTCCTCTCCGGCAACCGGAACTTCGAGGGCCGCATCAACCCCGACGTCAAGATGAACTACCTGGCGTCGCCGCCGCTGGTCGTCGCGTACGCCATCGCGGGTTCGATGAAGGTGGACATCACCAAGGACGCGCTCGGCACGGACCAGGACGGCAAGCCCGTCTTCCTCGCCGACATCTGGCCGACCGAGGCCGAGGTCAACGACGTCGTCGCCAACTCCATCGGCGAGGACATGTTCAACAAGTCCTACTCCGACGTGTTCGCGGGCGACGCCCAGTGGCAGGCGCTCTCGATCCCGACCGGCAACACCTTCGAGTGGGACACCGAGTCCACCTACGTCCGCAAGCCCCCGTACTTCGAGGGCATGCAGATGGAGCCGGCCCCGGTCAAGGACATCACCGGCGCCCGCGTCCTCGCCAAGCTGGGCGACTCGGTCACCACCGACCACATCTCCCCGGCCGGCGCCATCAAGGCCGACACCCCGGCCGGCCAGTACCTCACGGAGCACGGCGTCGCCCGCCGCGACTTCAACAGCTACGGCTCGCGCCGCGGCAACCACGAGGTCATGATCCGCGGCACGTTCGCCAACATCCGCCTGCGCAACCAGCTCGCGCCGGGCACCGAGGGCGGCTTCACCCGCGACTTCACCAAGGAAGACGCGCCGGTCTCCTTCATCTACGACGCCTCGCGCAACTACATCGAGCAGGGCACCCCGCTGGTCATCCTGGGCGGCAAGGAGTACGGCTCCGGATCGTCCCGCGACTGGGCCGCCAAGGGCACCGCGCTCCTCGGCGTCAAGGCCGTCATCACCGAGTCGTACGAGCGCATCCACCGCTCGAACCTCATCGGCATGGGCGTCCTTCCGCTCCAGTTCCCCGAGGGTCAGTCCGCCGACTCGCTCGGTCTCACCGGCGAGGAGACCTTCTCCTTCACCGGCGTCGAGGAGCTGAACAACGGCACCACCCCGCGCACGGTCAAGGTCACCACCGACACCGGCGTGGAGTTCGACGCGGTCGTCCGCATCGACACCCCCGGCGAGGCGGACTACTACCGCAACGGCGGCATCATGCAGTACGTGCTGCGTTCGCTGATCCGCAAGTAA
- a CDS encoding LacI family DNA-binding transcriptional regulator: MPDSGPTLADVARAAEVSTATVSHALNGTGRLSDATRRRVRATATALGYGAPRRGPRTRTLGIAVTTFPGPWNYAEIAYFSRAVTAATAAAHAHGYALTTLPADRLADAAWHTLAVDGMLIADSPPGDPMARALRARGIPVVFDGVPGDVREGDHWIDNDHTATTREVLDHLTAAGARRVALQAGSGAETYARAVTQTYEQWCAERGVAARAVRFDAADAAGRAFDGLLTGADRADAVYAAYDPGGHQLLAAARRHGLRVPDDLLLVCASEDPGYARTAPPVSTVSLNPELMARAAVDRLVALVEGAHPPAPGPTLVPAALHARTSSRGGRRPRMP, translated from the coding sequence GTGCCGGACAGCGGACCGACCCTCGCCGACGTCGCGCGCGCCGCCGAGGTGTCGACCGCGACCGTCTCGCACGCGCTCAACGGGACCGGGCGGCTGTCCGACGCGACCCGGCGGCGGGTCCGCGCGACCGCGACGGCGCTCGGCTACGGCGCCCCGCGCAGGGGCCCGCGCACCCGCACGCTCGGCATCGCCGTCACCACGTTCCCCGGCCCCTGGAACTACGCCGAGATCGCCTACTTCTCACGGGCCGTCACCGCGGCCACCGCCGCCGCGCACGCGCACGGCTACGCGCTCACGACGCTGCCCGCCGACCGGCTCGCCGACGCGGCCTGGCACACGCTCGCCGTCGACGGCATGCTCATCGCCGACAGCCCGCCGGGCGACCCGATGGCGCGGGCCCTGCGCGCCCGCGGCATCCCGGTCGTCTTCGACGGCGTCCCCGGCGACGTGCGCGAGGGCGACCACTGGATCGACAACGACCACACCGCCACCACCCGCGAGGTCCTCGACCACCTGACGGCGGCCGGCGCCCGGCGCGTGGCCCTGCAGGCGGGCAGCGGCGCCGAGACCTACGCGCGCGCGGTGACGCAGACGTACGAGCAGTGGTGCGCGGAGCGCGGTGTCGCCGCGCGCGCCGTGCGGTTCGACGCGGCCGACGCCGCGGGCCGGGCCTTCGACGGACTGCTCACCGGCGCCGACCGCGCCGACGCGGTGTACGCCGCCTACGACCCGGGCGGCCACCAACTCCTCGCGGCCGCGCGCCGCCACGGCCTGCGCGTCCCCGATGACCTGCTCCTGGTGTGCGCCAGCGAGGACCCGGGGTACGCGCGCACCGCGCCGCCCGTCAGCACGGTGAGCCTCAACCCGGAACTCATGGCCCGCGCTGCCGTGGACCGCCTGGTCGCCCTGGTCGAGGGCGCCCACCCGCCGGCACCCGGCCCGACGCTCGTACCGGCGGCGCTCCACGCACGGACCTCGTCCCGGGGCGGGCGGCGGCCGAGGATGCCGTGA